One part of the Humulus lupulus chromosome 9, drHumLupu1.1, whole genome shotgun sequence genome encodes these proteins:
- the LOC133799465 gene encoding tyrosine decarboxylase-like gives MTPKEVANSSAWAVSNPLQSEEFRRQGHMVIDFIADYYKNIETYPVLSRVEPGYLRKRLPESAPKIPEPIETILKDVNEHIIPGLTHWQSPSHFALFPSSGSTAGFLGETLAAGLNVVGLNWVSSPAATELETIVMDWLGEMLKLPKSFLFSGTGGGVLQGTTCEAIICTLVAARDRKLNAVGRENIGKLVVYGSDQTHSAFQKASRITGIHPDNCRIIETSKKTSFSMSSENLRRKIITDVEAGLVPLFVCATVGTTATTGVDPLGAISDVAKDYGMWVHVDAAYAGSVCICPEFRHFIDGVEGVNSFSFNAHKWFFTTLDCCCLWVKDPNALTKSLSTSPEFLKNKATESKMVVDYKDWQITLSRRFRSLKLWLVLRSYGVERLQAFLRSHVKMAKQFEGLLASDDRFELVVPRNFSLVCFRVSPLAISKFKLIITTNYLHKIENENENENDVVRKEEHCVINGNVDFRETCINEVNKELLDSINGSGRVYMSHCIVGDVFALRLAVGSTLTEESHIVRAWEVVKEHADAILANYNN, from the exons ATGACGCCAAAAGAAGTGGCTAACTCTTCAGCCTGGGCCGTCTC GAATCCTTTACAATCCGAGGAGTTCAGAAGACAAGGCCACATGGTAATCGACTTCATAGCAGACTACTACAAGAACATCGAAACATACCCTGTTCTAAGCAGGGTCGAACCGGGTTATCTCCGAAAACGGTTACCCGAATCCGCTCCAAAAATTCCGGAACCCATCGAAACCATCCTCAAAGACGTGAATGAGCACATAATTCCGGGCTTAACCCATTGGCAAAGCCCCAGCCACTTTGCTCTCTTCCCCTCCAGTGGCAGCACCGCCGGGTTCCTTGGTGAAACTCTAGCCGCGGGACTAAACGTCGTCGGGCTCAACTGGGTCTCATCTCCCGCTGCCACCGAGCTGGAGACCATAGTCATGGACTGGCTCGGAGAAATGCTCAAACTCCCTAAGTCCTTCCTCTTCTCCGGCACCGGTGGTGGCGTTCTGCAGGGGACCACATGTGAGGCCATAATTTGCACCCTCGTGGCGGCGAGGGATCGAAAACTTAACGCAGTTGGACGAGAAAATATTGGAAAGCTTGTCGTTTACGGGTCGGATCAAACCCACAGTGCATTCCAAAAGGCCTCAAGGATCACTGGGATCCATCCGGACAACTGCCGGATCATCGAGACAAGTAAAAAGACCTCTTTTTCCATGTCGTCTGAGAATCTACGGCGAAAGATTATTACCGATGTCGAAGCCGGGTTGGTACCGCTCTTTGTTTGCGCCACGGTGGGGACGACAGCAACCACAGGCGTTGATCCTCTAGGGGCGATATCAGACGTTGCGAAAGATTACGGCATGTGGGTTCACGTCGACGCTGCCTATGCCGGAAGTGTGTGCATTTGTCCAGAGTTCCGGCATTTCATCGACGGCGTTGAGGGCGTGAACTCGTTCAGCTTCAACGCCCACAAGTGGTTCTTCACCACACTCGACTGCTGCTGCCTATGGGTGAAAGACCCGAATGCTTTAACGAAATCCCTATCGACTAGCCCGGAGTTTTTGAAGAACAAGGCAACCGAGTCAAAAATGGTTGTTGATTATAAGGACTGGCAGATAACCCTAAGCCGGAGGTTCCGATCCCTTAAACTCTGGCTCGTTCTTCGTAGCTACGGTGTCGAAAGACTCCAAGCATTTCTCCGAAGCCATGTGAAGATGGCGAAACAGTTCGAAGGTCTTTTAGCCTCGGACGACAGGTTTGAGCTTGTCGTTCCGAGAAACTTTTCTTTGGTCTGTTTCAGGGTTTCTCCATTGGCAATCAGTAAATTTAAACTTATTATTACTACTAATTATTTACATAAGATCGAAAACGAGAACGAGAACGAGAACGACGTCGTTCGTAAGGAAGAGCATTGTGTTATTAATGGTAACGTAGATTTTCGTGAAACATGCATAAACGAGGTCAACAAAGAGTTGTTGGATTCGATAAACGGGTCGGGTCGGGTGTACATGAGCCACTGCATCGTGGGTGACGTGTTTGCTCTCCGTTTGGCTGTTGGTTCAACCTTGACGGAGGAGTCTCACATTGTTAGGGCTTGGGAGGTCGTGAAAGAGCATGCAGACGCAATTCTAGCTAATTATAATAACTAG